A single Symbiobacterium thermophilum IAM 14863 DNA region contains:
- a CDS encoding ExeA family protein codes for MLAEFFGFRVLPFSKEIPTTDLFPCAQHQELLARLQYCVRHRAFGLITGEVGSGKTTAIRTLYDLLDRSRNPFVYIADSKLTPTAFYRDVLTQLGVAAPYHFLSREARRLFEQTILDGYRLHGLQPVIVLDEAHLLPHAMLQEVRFLLNFHLDSACPMTFLLVGQSELRGMLRLRTFEAIAQRVQVRYHLGPLSEEESVAYIRHHLRRTGVDHDIFSEQALQKIAAESRGLPRVINTLCTNCLLDACSREQRFVDEANVDRVLFELQDLQTAKGSSPW; via the coding sequence GTGCTGGCCGAGTTCTTTGGCTTTCGCGTCCTGCCCTTCAGCAAGGAGATCCCGACCACCGACCTGTTTCCGTGTGCACAGCACCAGGAGCTGCTGGCCAGGCTCCAGTACTGCGTGCGCCACCGGGCGTTCGGCCTCATCACCGGTGAGGTGGGATCCGGCAAGACCACTGCGATCCGTACCCTGTACGACCTGCTGGATCGCAGCCGGAATCCGTTTGTCTACATTGCCGACTCCAAGCTCACGCCCACGGCCTTTTACCGCGACGTGCTCACCCAGCTCGGTGTCGCCGCACCCTACCACTTCCTGAGCCGAGAGGCCCGCCGGCTGTTTGAGCAGACCATCCTGGACGGCTACCGGCTGCACGGGCTGCAGCCCGTCATCGTCTTGGACGAGGCCCATCTGCTGCCGCACGCCATGCTGCAGGAAGTGCGGTTCCTGCTCAACTTCCACCTGGATTCGGCCTGTCCCATGACCTTTCTGCTGGTGGGCCAGTCCGAACTGCGCGGCATGCTCCGCCTGCGCACCTTCGAAGCCATCGCCCAGCGCGTTCAGGTGCGGTACCATCTGGGGCCGCTGAGCGAGGAAGAAAGCGTCGCGTACATCCGGCACCATCTGCGCCGGACGGGCGTCGACCACGACATCTTCTCGGAACAGGCGCTGCAGAAGATCGCCGCCGAGTCCCGCGGGCTTCCCCGGGTCATTAACACACTCTGCACCAACTGCCTGCTGGACGCCTGCTCCCGTGAACAGCGCTTTGTGGACGAGGCCAATGTCGACCGGGTTCTGTTTGAGCTGCAGGATCTGCAGACCGCCAAGGGCAGCAGCCCGTGGTAA
- a CDS encoding DDE-type integrase/transposase/recombinase, giving the protein MDEQQRDEIAAFRWQLIAPVVAEDVTRLERRRILQQIARQHHQIPHSDKTRVSVRTLERWIAAYRQAGFDGLKPKVRDDARKGRVITPEILEHAIAARREVPERSVQQIIDTLEKAGVVPPGLLRRSTLSQHLVRAGYSRKAMLSRKRRATFRRFEAAHRNDCWQGDVCHLLNLPHPDRPGKTRKVYLIAFIDDYSRIVYGQMYWEEKLPRLEDCLKRTILRYGLPRRIYVDNGAIYSARHLARICGRLGIRLTHSRPYRPQGRGKIERFFLTVQKSFLPEAQQLIAAGQLATLEQLNELFWAWLEVAYHNRVHGVTKQTPRQRFEGDTEPLRRIDPSALREVFLWEEERVVDQTGCFSLYRNQYEVDPALARRKVTLRYDPYDLSQIQVWHEGKRFADAVPLKLHRTRHRSVSPAPEPAAAAPKTGLNFLTLAKKQHDTERRRRLGETAYTRLTQPKGGQN; this is encoded by the coding sequence ATGGACGAACAGCAGCGCGACGAGATTGCCGCTTTTCGGTGGCAGCTCATCGCACCGGTTGTGGCGGAGGATGTGACCCGGCTCGAACGGCGGCGGATTCTGCAGCAAATCGCCCGCCAGCACCACCAGATTCCGCACAGCGACAAGACCCGGGTCAGCGTTCGCACCTTGGAGCGTTGGATCGCCGCCTACCGGCAGGCCGGCTTCGACGGGCTGAAACCCAAGGTGCGGGACGACGCCCGCAAGGGCCGTGTCATCACACCGGAGATTCTGGAGCACGCCATCGCTGCCAGGCGGGAAGTGCCGGAGCGCAGCGTGCAGCAGATCATTGACACCCTGGAGAAGGCCGGCGTAGTTCCACCGGGGCTGCTCCGGCGATCCACCCTGTCGCAGCATCTGGTGCGGGCGGGCTACAGCCGCAAGGCTATGCTCAGCCGCAAGCGCAGGGCGACCTTCCGGCGCTTTGAAGCGGCCCACCGCAACGACTGCTGGCAGGGCGACGTGTGTCATCTCCTGAACCTGCCGCATCCGGACAGGCCCGGCAAGACCCGTAAGGTCTACCTCATCGCCTTCATCGACGACTACAGCCGCATCGTCTACGGGCAGATGTACTGGGAGGAGAAACTGCCCCGCCTGGAGGACTGCCTGAAACGCACCATCCTGCGCTACGGTCTCCCCCGTCGTATCTACGTGGACAACGGGGCGATCTATTCCGCCCGGCACCTGGCGCGCATCTGCGGCCGACTGGGCATCCGCCTCACCCATTCCCGGCCATATCGACCGCAGGGGCGAGGGAAGATCGAGCGTTTCTTCCTTACCGTACAGAAGAGCTTTCTGCCGGAGGCACAGCAACTCATCGCCGCCGGCCAGCTTGCGACCCTGGAGCAGCTCAACGAGCTGTTCTGGGCCTGGCTGGAGGTGGCGTACCACAACCGGGTGCACGGCGTGACCAAGCAGACGCCGCGGCAGCGGTTTGAGGGCGACACGGAGCCGCTGCGGCGAATTGACCCCAGTGCACTCCGTGAGGTCTTCCTCTGGGAGGAGGAGCGCGTGGTGGACCAGACGGGCTGCTTTTCGCTCTACCGCAACCAATACGAGGTCGACCCGGCCCTGGCCCGCCGGAAGGTCACGCTTCGCTACGACCCGTACGACCTCAGCCAGATCCAGGTCTGGCACGAGGGGAAGCGCTTTGCCGACGCGGTCCCGCTAAAGCTGCACCGTACCCGGCACCGGTCGGTATCCCCCGCACCCGAACCAGCTGCGGCAGCACCCAAGACCGGCCTGAACTTCCTCACGCTGGCCAAGAAGCAGCATGACACCGAAAGGCGGAGGCGGCTGGGTGAGACCGCTTACACCCGGCTGACGCAGCCGAAGGGGGGCCAGAACTGA
- a CDS encoding DUF6431 domain-containing protein, with protein sequence MCILLPLGQNVQTYLRKYGTCGPDLPLHCPGCGGRMRRHGRYWRWVFTAHQKAYIPIYRWWCPGCRKTCAILPDFLKPYARFITLVREAVVRGRVRRGLPWSTLARRLSSPTVSWLSEKTLRRWLVRARALAGEWSQYLAERVLRFWPDTDLDALTPRREGPDATLHFLLDVGDWYRRQMGRRPEEHGGVFAALNRLGEGTASL encoded by the coding sequence ATGTGTATCTTACTTCCCCTGGGTCAGAACGTCCAGACCTATCTTCGCAAATATGGCACTTGCGGGCCGGACCTGCCCCTGCACTGCCCAGGTTGCGGTGGTCGAATGCGGCGGCATGGGCGGTACTGGCGCTGGGTCTTTACTGCGCACCAGAAGGCGTACATCCCGATCTACCGCTGGTGGTGTCCAGGGTGCCGTAAGACGTGCGCCATCTTGCCTGACTTTCTGAAACCGTACGCCCGATTCATCACGCTGGTGCGAGAAGCCGTGGTTCGCGGGCGGGTGCGGCGGGGGCTGCCCTGGAGCACCCTGGCCCGGCGACTGAGCAGCCCGACGGTCAGCTGGCTCTCGGAGAAGACGCTCAGACGCTGGCTTGTCAGGGCGAGAGCGCTGGCCGGAGAGTGGAGCCAGTACCTTGCCGAACGGGTTCTGCGCTTCTGGCCGGACACAGACCTCGATGCCCTCACCCCCCGGCGGGAAGGTCCGGACGCCACGCTCCACTTCCTGCTGGATGTGGGGGACTGGTACCGCCGTCAGATGGGGCGGCGGCCGGAGGAACACGGCGGAGTGTTTGCTGCGCTGAACCGGCTGGGTGAAGGCACGGCTTCCCTCTAG
- a CDS encoding ABC transporter ATP-binding protein, whose amino-acid sequence MRGGPGAFRLDDYDVKLSQVDPRIYRLLGTLIRPYVPKLAAGVLLMVATALTGLVGPYLTQVAIDRFVAERDPAGLDLVALAFLATALLNWWSSYGQTYIVSYVGQSIIYDLRDRMFRHLQRLSFRFFDSMATGRIMSRLMSDVDAINQLVSSGLVSLFADSMVLVTIMGTMLWMNWRLALVSFITIPTLLLVLRLFRGWMRDAFMAQRRRAADMNAHLAEAIAGIRVTQAYVREARNQAQFDGINERLRQANLGAVRVWATMMPSIEVVSAFGVTLVLWYGGILLRGGTADVTVGQVAAFILYLNRFFQPIRDLSQVFNVFQAAVVSAERVAELLDQQPEIVDRPGARDLPRVAGRVEFRDVVFGYEPGQVVLKGINLRAEPGETIALVGPTGAGKSSVINLLARFYEPQEGQVLVDGVDLSTVTQRSWRSQLGIVLQDTFLFSGTIRDNIRYGRPDATDEEVEAAARAVGAHDFIVRLEKGYDTEVHERGAKLSVGQRQLIAFARALCADPAVLILDEATSNIDTHTEAVIQEALQTLLRGRTAFVIAHRLSTIRSADRIYYIEDGQVVEQGRHAELLALGGRYARMYRGQWEGE is encoded by the coding sequence ATGCGCGGCGGCCCCGGCGCCTTCCGGCTCGACGACTACGACGTGAAGCTGAGCCAGGTGGATCCCCGGATCTACCGGCTGCTCGGCACCCTGATCCGCCCGTACGTGCCCAAGCTGGCCGCGGGCGTCCTGCTCATGGTGGCCACCGCCCTCACCGGGCTGGTAGGTCCGTACCTCACGCAGGTGGCGATCGACCGCTTCGTCGCCGAGCGCGACCCCGCGGGACTCGACCTGGTGGCCCTGGCCTTCCTGGCGACCGCCCTGCTCAACTGGTGGTCCAGTTACGGGCAGACGTACATCGTCTCCTACGTGGGCCAGTCCATCATCTACGATCTGCGGGACCGGATGTTCCGCCACCTGCAGCGGCTCTCCTTCCGGTTCTTCGACTCCATGGCCACCGGACGCATCATGTCCCGGCTGATGTCCGACGTGGACGCGATCAACCAGCTGGTCTCCTCGGGCCTGGTGAGCCTGTTCGCCGACTCTATGGTGCTGGTCACCATCATGGGCACGATGCTCTGGATGAACTGGCGGCTGGCCCTGGTCTCCTTCATCACCATCCCGACCCTGCTGCTGGTGCTGCGGCTTTTCCGGGGCTGGATGCGGGATGCCTTCATGGCCCAGCGCCGGCGGGCGGCGGACATGAACGCCCACCTGGCGGAGGCCATCGCCGGCATCCGGGTCACGCAGGCGTACGTGCGGGAGGCCCGCAACCAGGCGCAGTTCGACGGCATCAACGAGCGGCTGCGGCAGGCCAACCTGGGGGCCGTGCGGGTCTGGGCGACGATGATGCCCTCGATTGAGGTGGTGTCGGCCTTCGGCGTGACGCTGGTGCTCTGGTACGGCGGCATCCTGCTCCGGGGCGGCACCGCGGACGTGACCGTGGGCCAGGTCGCGGCCTTCATCCTCTACCTGAACCGGTTCTTTCAGCCCATCCGCGACCTGTCGCAGGTGTTCAACGTCTTTCAGGCAGCGGTGGTCTCGGCCGAGCGGGTCGCCGAGCTGCTGGATCAGCAGCCGGAGATCGTGGACCGGCCCGGCGCCCGCGACCTGCCCCGGGTCGCCGGCCGGGTGGAGTTCCGGGACGTGGTGTTCGGGTACGAGCCGGGCCAGGTGGTGCTGAAGGGGATCAATCTGCGGGCGGAGCCGGGGGAGACCATCGCCCTGGTGGGGCCGACCGGCGCAGGGAAGTCGTCGGTCATCAACCTGCTCGCCCGGTTCTACGAGCCGCAGGAGGGGCAGGTGCTGGTGGACGGGGTGGATCTCAGCACCGTGACGCAGCGGTCCTGGCGGTCGCAGCTGGGCATCGTGCTGCAGGACACCTTCCTGTTCTCGGGCACGATCCGGGACAACATCCGCTATGGCCGGCCTGACGCCACCGACGAGGAGGTGGAGGCCGCCGCCCGCGCGGTGGGCGCCCACGACTTCATCGTGCGGCTGGAGAAGGGGTACGACACGGAGGTGCACGAGCGGGGGGCGAAGTTGTCGGTGGGTCAGCGGCAGCTGATCGCTTTCGCCCGGGCCTTGTGCGCCGACCCGGCGGTGCTGATCCTGGACGAGGCGACGTCGAACATCGACACGCACACGGAGGCGGTGATCCAGGAGGCCCTGCAGACCCTGCTCCGGGGCCGGACGGCGTTCGTCATCGCTCACCGGCTGTCCACGATTCGGTCCGCGGACCGGATCTACTACATCGAGGACGGACAGGTGGTGGAGCAGGGGCGGCACGCGGAGTTGCTCGCCCTGGGGGGGAGGTATGCGAGGATGTATCGGGGGCAGTGGGAGGGGGAGTGA
- a CDS encoding ABC transporter ATP-binding protein, with amino-acid sequence MQILKRLWPLYRPGLPLVVLSLTQIALVSLLGTAQPQIIRFVTDLVLENGEWQYLVPGALAVIAVAVVQGGLRFGQRYTMEIVSTRVVAQLRAQVYSHLQRLSWAFYDRAQTGELMSRVTADVDAVRMAAGMALVNGLTHLGTIVAVVVAMFLMDWRLAIVSLLFLPLLVHAIARFQAGSRAAWSDVQARTAELSASLQENIAGVRVVKAFAREEGEIARFRTANDAFQAANLRAIRVSAFWTNYMNFLTAVGAVAVLWYGGRRAMTGAISVGTLVAFNAYVTQLAGPVRMLGMAISHFTRAAASLQRIYALLDTPVEVADRPGARDLEAVVAEQGTTAAAPDGADPAGGDGTRRVAGRVTFEDVSFRYPGGEAVLQDIHLDVAPGMKVAVLGLTGSGKSTLLHLIPRFYDPTAGRVLIDGVDVRDVTLASLRRQIAIVPQETFLFSATLRENIAYGRPDATQEEIEAAARAAQIHDFILSLPQGYDTVVGERGVGLSGGQKQRIAIARALLTDAPILLLDESTSAVDVATERHIQKALDRLMSGRTTFIIASRLSTVMKADLVLVLEDGRIAARGTHEELIRRDGLYRRIYELQLRPVEEVV; translated from the coding sequence ATGCAGATCCTGAAGCGGCTCTGGCCCCTGTACCGACCGGGGCTGCCGCTCGTCGTGCTCAGCCTGACCCAGATCGCGCTGGTTTCGTTGCTGGGCACGGCGCAGCCGCAGATCATCCGGTTCGTCACCGACCTGGTCCTGGAGAACGGCGAGTGGCAGTATCTGGTGCCCGGGGCCCTGGCCGTGATCGCCGTGGCCGTGGTGCAGGGCGGGCTGCGCTTCGGCCAGCGATACACGATGGAGATCGTCTCCACCCGGGTCGTCGCCCAGTTGCGGGCGCAGGTCTACAGCCACCTGCAGCGGCTTTCCTGGGCCTTCTACGACCGGGCGCAGACCGGCGAGCTGATGTCCCGGGTGACGGCCGACGTCGACGCGGTGCGGATGGCCGCCGGCATGGCTCTGGTCAATGGGCTGACGCACCTGGGCACCATCGTCGCGGTGGTGGTCGCCATGTTCCTCATGGACTGGCGGCTGGCCATCGTGTCGCTGCTCTTCCTGCCGCTCCTGGTCCACGCCATCGCCCGATTCCAGGCGGGATCGCGGGCCGCCTGGAGCGACGTCCAGGCCCGGACGGCGGAGCTTTCGGCCTCACTGCAGGAGAACATCGCCGGCGTGCGGGTGGTCAAGGCCTTCGCCCGGGAGGAGGGGGAGATCGCCCGGTTCCGGACCGCCAACGACGCCTTCCAGGCGGCGAACCTGCGGGCGATCCGGGTCAGCGCCTTCTGGACCAACTACATGAACTTCCTCACCGCCGTCGGCGCGGTCGCGGTGCTCTGGTACGGCGGCCGCCGGGCGATGACCGGGGCCATCTCGGTGGGCACGCTGGTTGCCTTCAACGCCTACGTGACCCAGCTGGCCGGCCCGGTGCGGATGCTGGGAATGGCGATCTCCCATTTCACCCGTGCCGCCGCGAGCCTGCAGCGGATCTACGCCCTGCTGGATACGCCCGTGGAGGTCGCCGACCGGCCGGGTGCCAGGGACTTGGAGGCGGTGGTGGCGGAGCAGGGCACGACGGCGGCTGCGCCGGATGGGGCGGATCCGGCCGGAGGCGACGGCACCCGCCGCGTCGCCGGGCGGGTCACCTTCGAGGACGTCTCCTTCCGCTACCCCGGCGGCGAGGCGGTGCTGCAGGACATCCACCTCGACGTCGCCCCCGGCATGAAGGTGGCGGTGCTGGGGCTCACCGGCTCCGGCAAGTCCACCCTGCTCCACCTGATCCCCCGCTTCTACGATCCCACCGCGGGGCGGGTGCTGATCGACGGCGTCGACGTGCGGGACGTGACGCTTGCGTCGCTCCGGCGGCAGATCGCGATCGTGCCGCAGGAGACCTTCCTCTTCTCGGCCACGCTCCGGGAGAACATCGCCTACGGCCGGCCCGACGCCACCCAGGAGGAGATCGAGGCGGCGGCCCGGGCGGCGCAGATCCACGACTTCATCCTGAGCCTGCCCCAGGGCTACGACACGGTGGTGGGCGAGCGGGGCGTGGGGCTCTCCGGCGGACAGAAGCAGCGCATCGCCATCGCCCGGGCCCTGCTCACCGACGCCCCGATCCTCCTCCTGGACGAGTCCACCTCCGCGGTGGACGTGGCCACGGAGCGTCACATCCAGAAGGCCCTGGACCGGCTGATGAGCGGCCGGACCACCTTCATCATCGCCTCGCGCCTCTCCACGGTCATGAAAGCCGACCTGGTGCTGGTGCTGGAGGACGGCCGTATCGCCGCCCGAGGCACCCATGAGGAGCTCATCCGGCGGGACGGGCTCTACCGGCGGATCTACGAACTTCAGCTCCGGCCCGTCGAGGAGGTGGTCTAG